One Fibrobacter sp. DNA window includes the following coding sequences:
- a CDS encoding UbiD family decarboxylase — protein sequence MRQALQDLEKAGLLRRIREEVDPHLQMAEIARQAFDRGGPALLFEKVKGCRFQAAANIFGTRERMEFLFRDTLKSTRTAISFKSNPVDFFRHTTPAALFRAAKAGIRALPKRSGSIRDFEECTLADLPQIVGWPEDGGAFVTLPQVASRPAEHAGFLQTNLGMYRVQISGNDYAADECGLHYQIKRDIARHHRKAIEEGRPLKVSVFIGGPPAHTVAAVMPMPENLSELTFAGMLGGRRFRYFEHDGYLVSSDAEFCILGEMAPDLKPEGPFGDHVGYYSGKHPFPYMRVKKVLCKKNAIYPFTSVGRPPKEDTIFGDFIHELTKPMVPASIPGVHAVHAVDAAGVHPLCLAVANERFVPYARPENREPMELLKTANALLGFNQVSLSKYLMVAAKEDASGTLGASEISADRSARQDARRSLDVRDVPAFFAHILERIDFSRDLHFQTSTTIDTLDYTGTSLNHGSKLVIAAAGLKRRELRNDAADLASLALPAGFTSPKIAMKGVLAIQWNTTGAVPSSGDISPLLDSLAKWEYRENYPWVSIVDDTSTIGASTPKSLDDFIWMTFTRSDPAQDAYGPDAHFVDKHWSIQAPIVIDARIKPRHQKPLCVPETVIGSASKILDNAGFPLRRRNAH from the coding sequence GAGACAGGCCCTGCAGGATCTGGAGAAAGCAGGTTTGCTCAGGCGTATCCGCGAAGAAGTGGATCCGCACCTCCAGATGGCAGAAATCGCCCGCCAGGCATTCGACCGCGGGGGCCCTGCGCTCCTTTTCGAGAAGGTGAAAGGATGCCGTTTCCAGGCGGCGGCGAACATTTTCGGGACCCGCGAGCGCATGGAATTTCTGTTCCGCGATACGCTAAAAAGCACGCGGACCGCAATCTCCTTCAAGTCGAACCCGGTGGATTTTTTCAGGCACACGACACCCGCAGCGCTATTCCGAGCGGCGAAAGCGGGCATCCGCGCGCTCCCGAAGCGCTCGGGCAGCATCCGCGACTTCGAGGAATGCACGCTGGCCGACCTCCCGCAAATCGTGGGCTGGCCCGAAGACGGCGGCGCCTTCGTGACGCTCCCGCAGGTGGCATCGCGCCCGGCCGAACACGCAGGCTTTCTGCAGACGAACCTCGGCATGTACCGCGTGCAGATTTCCGGCAACGACTACGCGGCAGACGAATGCGGGCTGCATTACCAGATAAAGCGGGACATCGCGCGCCACCACAGGAAGGCAATTGAGGAAGGCCGCCCGCTCAAGGTGAGCGTGTTCATCGGAGGTCCGCCCGCCCATACCGTAGCCGCGGTGATGCCCATGCCGGAGAATTTGTCCGAACTGACTTTCGCCGGAATGCTCGGCGGGCGGAGATTCCGCTATTTCGAGCACGATGGTTACCTTGTCTCCAGCGATGCCGAATTTTGTATTTTAGGGGAGATGGCTCCAGACCTGAAACCAGAAGGCCCGTTCGGCGACCATGTGGGGTACTACTCCGGTAAGCACCCCTTCCCCTACATGCGCGTGAAGAAGGTGCTCTGCAAGAAGAACGCCATCTACCCGTTTACTTCCGTAGGCCGCCCCCCGAAAGAAGACACCATCTTCGGGGATTTCATACACGAGCTCACGAAGCCGATGGTACCCGCATCCATCCCGGGGGTACACGCGGTTCACGCGGTCGACGCCGCCGGAGTGCACCCGCTATGCCTCGCCGTCGCAAACGAGCGGTTCGTGCCCTACGCCAGGCCCGAAAACCGCGAACCGATGGAACTTCTCAAGACAGCGAACGCGCTGCTCGGATTCAACCAGGTCTCGCTTTCCAAGTACCTGATGGTGGCCGCGAAGGAAGATGCAAGCGGCACGCTAGGTGCCAGCGAAATTTCCGCCGATAGAAGCGCAAGGCAAGACGCCCGCAGGTCACTGGATGTCCGCGACGTGCCCGCATTCTTCGCGCATATCCTCGAGCGCATCGATTTTTCCCGCGATCTGCATTTCCAGACCTCCACGACCATCGACACGCTCGACTATACGGGCACCAGCCTGAATCACGGGTCGAAACTCGTCATCGCCGCCGCCGGACTAAAGCGCCGCGAACTGCGCAACGACGCCGCGGACCTAGCAAGCCTGGCGCTACCCGCCGGCTTCACGAGCCCGAAAATCGCCATGAAGGGCGTTCTCGCCATCCAGTGGAACACAACGGGGGCCGTACCTTCGTCCGGCGACATCTCCCCCCTGCTGGATTCGCTAGCGAAGTGGGAGTACCGCGAGAACTACCCGTGGGTAAGCATCGTGGACGACACTTCCACCATCGGCGCCAGCACTCCAAAGAGCCTCGACGATTTTATCTGGATGACATTCACACGCTCCGACCCCGCGCAGGACGCCTACGGGCCGGACGCGCACTTCGTAGACAAGCACTGGTCCATCCAGGCACCTATCGTAATCGACGCGCGCATCAAGCCGCGCCACCAGAAACCGCTCTGCGTTCCCGAAACCGTTATCGGAAGCGCAAGCAAGATTCTCGACAATGCGGGTTTTCCCTTAAGGAGGAGGAATGCGCACTAA